AACGATAACAACTTTATCTCCTATTTTAATATCCTCATGATTTGACGCCTCCACTATTCCAATACCTTCATGAAATAATGCCATAGGTAGTTTTTTCTTCAAAGCTTCTGGTCGACGATTTCCTGTATAATAACGTAAATCAGCATGACACACACTAGCTTTTGTGGGTTTGACAATAATATCTTTATCTGAAAAATCATGCTCTATCATCATTTCTTCAAATTGTCCCGGTTTTATCAATCGATAAGCCTTAGATTCTATTTTTTTGCTCATTTATGTTCACTCTCCTATTTTTTGTTCATTTAAGCTTGTAAACACATAATATACGCTCATTTATGCGTTTGTCAAACTTATTTTGCTCATTTGCGTTGATTTTATGTTTGTTTTTACTTATTATAAAGGTATCCCATTCAAATGGAGGTATAATATGACGTATAGTATAGGAATTGATTATGGAACAGGTTCTGGAAGAGTTTTTTTAGTTCAAACAAAAACTGGTAAGATAGTTTCTCAATATATAAAGCCTTATACACACGGTACAATTGATCAGGAACTCTTTGGCGAGAAATTGCCACATGGATTTTCATTACAAAATGCGAATGATTACTTAGAAGTTTTAGAAGAAGGTATCCCTCATGTCTTAAAAGAAGCGGAAATTAATTCAAATGACGTACTTGGAATCGGTATAGATTTTACTGCCTCAACTGTTATCTTTGTTGATAAAGATATGAACCCTATTCACAATAAAATAGGATTTGAGGAAAATCCTCACGCTTATGTAAAACTATGGAAACATCATGGAGCAGAAGAAGAAGCAAACTTACTTTTTAACACCGCTATTAAAAAGAAAAAAAGATGGCTAGGTAATTATGGTTATAACGTAAGTAGTGAATGGATGATTCCAAAAATTATGGAAGTTATGAATAAAGCACCAGAAGTAATGGATGAAACATTTGCTATTATGGAAGCTGGTGATTGGATTGTTAACAAATTAACTAACCAAAATATACGATCAAATTGTGGCATTGGCTTCAAAGCATTCTGGGAAGCGGAAAATGGCTTTCATTATGATTTATTTGACGAAATAGATAAGAATTTATCAAAAGTAATACGAGATAAAGTAGATACAACTATCATTAATATTGGAGATTCAGCTGGACATTTGTCTAGTGAAATAGCTAGCAAGCTTGGATTGTCAACAAACACGCAAGTTAGTCCATTCATTATAGATGCACATTCAAGTTTATTAGGGATTGGTGCAGAAAAAGAAAGACAAATGACTATGGTTATGGGTACAAGTACTTGTCATTTAATGTTAAATAAAAAACAAAAAAGAATTCCTGGTATTTCTGGTTCTGTTAAAGGTGCAATAATTCCTGACCTATATGCATATGAAGCTGGTCAGTCTGCAGTAGGAGATCTATTCGAATATGCTGTCAAGCAAGCACCTAAATCATATATAGATGAAGCGGAATCACGTAATATATCCATTCATCATTTATTTGAAGAAAAAGCTGCAATGGCAAAGCCAGGTGAAAGTGGTTTGATTGCTTTAGATTGGCACAATGGTAACCGAAGTGTATTAAGCGATAGTAGTTTACGTGGCAGCATATTTGGTCTAACATTACATACCAAACCTGAGGAAATTTATCGTGCTTATTTAGAAGCTACAGCATTCGGGGCAAAAATGATTATGCAACAATATGAAGATTGGGGTTTACATGTTGAAGATGTGTTCGCTTGTAGTGGTATTCCAAAACGCAATAAATTATTGATGGACATATATGCTAATGTTTTAAATAAAAAAATAGTAGTCATCGATAGTGAGTATACGCCAGCCATAGGTTCTGCTGTATTA
This region of Staphylococcus sp. IVB6240 genomic DNA includes:
- a CDS encoding ribulokinase, with protein sequence MTYSIGIDYGTGSGRVFLVQTKTGKIVSQYIKPYTHGTIDQELFGEKLPHGFSLQNANDYLEVLEEGIPHVLKEAEINSNDVLGIGIDFTASTVIFVDKDMNPIHNKIGFEENPHAYVKLWKHHGAEEEANLLFNTAIKKKKRWLGNYGYNVSSEWMIPKIMEVMNKAPEVMDETFAIMEAGDWIVNKLTNQNIRSNCGIGFKAFWEAENGFHYDLFDEIDKNLSKVIRDKVDTTIINIGDSAGHLSSEIASKLGLSTNTQVSPFIIDAHSSLLGIGAEKERQMTMVMGTSTCHLMLNKKQKRIPGISGSVKGAIIPDLYAYEAGQSAVGDLFEYAVKQAPKSYIDEAESRNISIHHLFEEKAAMAKPGESGLIALDWHNGNRSVLSDSSLRGSIFGLTLHTKPEEIYRAYLEATAFGAKMIMQQYEDWGLHVEDVFACSGIPKRNKLLMDIYANVLNKKIVVIDSEYTPAIGSAVLGAVVGGAYETIQEATQNMKEPVLYEIEPDTEKVERYEVLFKAYKELHDIHGYKKARIMRSISKLYTE